From Triticum urartu cultivar G1812 chromosome 2, Tu2.1, whole genome shotgun sequence, a single genomic window includes:
- the LOC125536281 gene encoding ABC transporter D family member 1-like: protein MPSLQLLQLTERGRGLLASRRRTLAVVSGALVAGGALAYARSGRGQRRRGRPEAANDGDDALARNGERPGHNGTDGRLAGTSKRRKSALKSLHFLAAILLKKIGPNGTRYLLGLMLTAVLRTAVGHRLAKVQGFLFKAAFLRRVPTFTRLIIENLILCFLQSAVYQTSKYLTGSLNLRFKKILTDLVHADYFQNMVYYKISHVDHRISNPEQRIASDIPKFCSELSELVQDDLAAVAEGLIYTWRLCSYASPKYMLWILGYILVAGGAIRNFSPAFGKMKSTEQHLEGEYRQLHSRLRTHAESVAFYGGEKREEYHIMHRFRALVGHLKHVLHENWWFGMIQDFFLKYFGATVAVVLIIEPFFSGDLRPDSSTLGRADMLSNLRYHTSVIIALFQSLGTLSISSRRLNILSGYADRIRELLDVSRELSGVRDRSLNHSSSIGNYISEANHIEFSGVKVVTPAGNVLVDDLTLRVETGSNLLITGPNGSGKSSLFRVLGGLWPLVSGHIVKPGVGSDLNKEIFYVPQRPYTAVGTLREQLIYPLTADQETEPLSYDGMVDLLKNVDLEYLLERYPLDKEVNWGDELSLGEQQRLGMARLFYHKPKFAILDECTSAVTIDMEERFCKKVRAMGTSCITISHRPALVAFHNIVLSLDGEGGWDVQHRRDDSSFYTEESELTSLETERKSDALTVQRAFMNRAKSNASLRSKDSYSTKVIANSPKLETGQTVRTPVIPHLQCSPRPLPLRAAAMLKILVPKLLDKQGGQLLSVALLIFSRTVISDRIASLNGTTVKFVLEQDKAAFVRLVGVSVLQSAANSFVAPSLRTLTSRLALGWRIRLTNHLLQYYLRRNAFYKVFNMSGKSIDADQRLTLDVDKLTTDLAGLVTGMVKPLVDILWFTWRMKLLSGRRGVGILYAYMLLGLGFLRAISPDFGHLASEEQELEGTFRFMHSRLRTHAESIAFFGGGSREKAMVEAKFMKLLNHSKVLLRKQWLYGIVDDFVTKQLPHNVTWGLSLLYALEHKGDRALTSTQGELAHALRFLASVVSQSFIAFGDILELHKKFLELSGGINRIFELEETLRAAQKDALVPSSAISAASDEIIEFHEVDIVTPSQKLLARKLSCSVVQGKSLLLTGPNGTGKSSVFRVLRDLWPAFSGRVTKPSEGMFHVPQSPYTSLGTLRDQIIYPMSREEAEMKILSLYSNRSSAPELLDDHLKTVLVNVRLVYLLEREGWDSTPNWEDVLSLGEQQRLGMARLFFHHPKFGILDECTNATSVDVEEHLYRLATNMGITVITSSQRPALIPFHSVELKLIDGEGNWELCEIQH, encoded by the exons ATGCCGTCCCTGCAGTTGCTGCAGCTCACCGAGCGCGGGCGGGGGCTCCTGGCGTCCCGGAG GAGGACGCTGGCGGTTGTCTCCGGCGCGCTGGTCGCTGGCGGGGCGTTGGCGTACGCGCGGTCGGGCCGAGGCCAAAGGAGGAGAGGCCGTCCGGAAGCCGCCAACGATGGTGATGATGCATTGGCCAGGAATGGGGAAAGGCCGGGTCACAACGGCACGGATGGCCGGTTGGCCGGGACGTCGAAGCGGAGGAAGAGCGCGCTCAAGTCCTTGCATTTCTTGGCCGCTATCCTGCTCAAGAAGATTGGCCCGAATGGCACGCGATACCTTCTTGGCTTGATGCTGACAGCT GTGCTGCGTACTGCTGTTGGGCATAGAttagcaaaagttcaaggctttCTGTTTAAAGCGGCATTTCTTCGGCGGGTTCCAACCTTTACACGCCTAATTATAGAAAATCTGATCTTATGCTTTCTCCAATCAGCAGTATACCAGACCTCAAAATACTTAACTGGGTCTCTGAATTTGCGCTTCAAGAAAATTTTAACAGACCTTGTCCATGCCGATTATTTCCAG AATATGGTTTACTACAAGATCTCTCATGTGGATCATCGAATATCAAACCCGGAGCAAAGGATTGCGAGTGATATACCAAAGTTCTGTTCTGAACTTAGTGAACTTGTACAGGATGATCTGGCTGCAGTTGCAGAAGGGTTGATATATACCTGGCGTCTCTGTTCTTATGCTAGCCCAAAATACATGCTTTGGATTCTG GGATATATACTAGTTGCTGGTGGAGCAATTAGAAATTTCTCTCCTGCTTTTGGAAAGATGAAATCTACAGAGCAGCACTTAGAAGGGGAGTATCGTCAACTTCATTCACGCTTAAGAACTCATGCTGAGAGTGTAGCATTTTATGGTGGTGAGAAGAGAGAAGAATATCATATTATGCACCGATTCCGAGCTCTTGTTGGGCACTTGAAGCATGTACTCCATGAAAACTGGTGGTTCGGCATGATTCAAGATTTCTTTCTGAAGTACTTCGGTGCCACTGTAGCAGTTGTTCTTATTATCGAACCGTTCTTCTCCGGCGACCTTAGACCTGATTCATCTACACTAGGAAGGGCTGATATGTTGAGTAACCTTCGATACCACACGAGCGTGATCATAGCACTATTTCAGTCTCTCGGGACCCTCTCTATCAGCTCTAGGCGTTTGAATATCCTGAG TGGCTATGCAGACCGGATTCGTGAGTTACTAGATGTTTCACGTGAGCTGTCTGGGGTCCGTGATAGATCGTTGAATCACAGCTCTTCTATCGGGAATTACATCAGCGAAGCAAACCATATAGAATTTTCCGGTGTTAAG GTGGTGACACCCGCTGGGAATGTTTTGGTTGACGATTTAACTCTCCGAGTAGAAACTGGATCTAATCTTTTAATCACCG GTCCCAATGGTAGTGGAAAAAGCTCCCTTTTTCGGGTCCTTGGGGGCCTATGGCCGCTAGTATCTGGCCATATTGTCAAACCTGGTGTTGGTTCCGATCTTAACAAGGAAATCTTTTATGTCCCACAAAGACCATACACAGCTGTTGGCACACTTCGCGAACAGCTAATCTATCCTCTCACAGCAGATCAGGAGACTGAACCACTTAGCTATGATGGCATGGTGGACCTTCTAAAGAAT GTTGATCTGGAATACTTGCTAGAACGTTATCCTCTTGACAAGGAAGTTAACTGGGGCGATGAGCTATCCCTTGGCGAGCAACAAAGATTAGGAATGGCCAGGCTGTtctaccataagccaaagtttgctATTCTTGATGAGTGTACTAGTGCTGTGACAATTGATATGGAAGAACGTTTTTGCAAAAAGGTTCGAGCGATGGGAACATCATGCATAACAATATCTCATCGCCCAGCGTTAGTTGCATTTCATAATATTGTTTTGTCATTGGACGGTGAAGGAGGGTGGGATGTTCAGCACAGAAG GGATGACTCATCCTTTTACACTGAAGAGTCTGAACTTACATCACTGGAAACTGAACGTAAATCGGATGCCCTAACTGTTCAAAGGGCTTTTATGAACAGGGCAAAG AGCAATGCTTCATTAAGATCCAAGGATTCCTACTCTACAAAGGTCATAGCAAATTCCCCCAAGTTGGAAACAGGGCAAACAGTACGAACACCTGTAATCCCACATTTGCAATGCTCCCCAAGGCCTCTCCCTCTGAGAGCAGCTGCAATGCTCAAAATATTG GTTCCTAAATTACTGGACAAACAAGGAGGGCAGTTGCTTTCTGTTGCTCTACTTATTTTCTCTCGCACCGTGATCTCGGATCGTATTGCTTCACTGAATG GGACTACTGTGAAGTTTGTCTTGGAGCAGGATAAAGCTGCTTTCGTTCGGTTGGTTGGCGTCAGTGTTCTGCAGAGTGCTGCAAATTCTTTCGTCGCACCATCTCTGAG AACCCTTACTTCAAGACTTGCCCTTGGATGGCGAATTCGCTTGACCAACCATTTGCTTCAATATTATTTGAGAAGAAATGCATTCTACAAG GTATTCAATATGTCAGGTAAAAGTATCGATGCAGACCAAAGACTAACACTTGATGTGGATAAGTTGACCACTGACCTTGCTGGCTTGGTTACCGGAATGGTAAAACCACTAGTTGACATTCTTTG GTTTACATGGAGAATGAAGCTTTTGTCTGGCCGAAGAGGAGTTGGTATATTGTATGCTTACATGTTACTAGGATTGGGTTTCCTGAGAGCTATATCACCCGACTTTGGCCATCTTGCAAGTGAGGAACAAGAACTTGAAGGAACATTCAG GTTCATGCACTCGAGGCTGCGGACTCATGCTGAATCAATCGCTTTCTTTGGTGGTGGTTCAAGAGAAAAAGCT ATGGTCGAGGCTAAGTTCATGAAATTGCTTAACCACTCAAAGGTTCTGTTGAGAAAACAATGGCTTTATGGTATTGTTGATGATTTTGTGACAAAGCAACTCCCGCACAATGTGACATGGGGTCTGAGTTTGTTATATGCTCTGGAGCACAAGGGAGACAGAGCTTTGACTTCGACACAAG GGGAGCTCGCACATGCTCTGCGGTTCTTGGCATCAGTGGTGTCACAAAGCTTCATAGCCTTTGGCGATATTCTTGAGTTGCACAAAAAATTCCTTGAACTTTCTGGTGGGATTAACCGGATCTTTGAGCTCGAGGAGACTCTGCGTGCGGCTCAAAAGG ATGCTCTGGTGCCTTCCAGTGCCATTAGTGCAGCCTCAGACGAAATTATTGAATTCCATGAAGTGGACATTGTAACACCATCGCAGAAGCTATTGGCTAGGAAGCTGTCATGCAGTGTGGTACAAGGGAAAAGCCTTCTTTTGACTG GCCCCAATGGTACCGGGAAGAGCTCTGTTTTTAGGGTGCTCAGAGATTTATGGCCTGCCTTTTCTGGGAGAGTTACCAAGCCCTCTGAAGGGATGTTCCATGTTCCTCAGAGTCCATACACCAGCTTGGGAACCCTTCGGGATCAGATCATATACCCTATGTCAAGGGAGGAAGCAGAGATGAAGATTCTTTCATTATATA GCAACAGGTCTAGTGCTCCTGAGTTGCTAGATGACCACCTGAAGACGGTTCTTGTGAATGTCCGGTTGGTCTACCTTCTAGAGAGAGAAGGTTGGGACTCTACCCCAAACTGGGAAGACGTTTTGTCGCTGGGAGAACAGCAGAGGCTTGGGATG GCTCGTTTGTTCTTCCACCATCCAAAATTCGGCATCCTCGACGAGTGCACAAA CGCTACGAGTGTTGATGTTGAAGAGCATCTGTACAGGCTAGCAACAAACATGGGCATAACTGTGATCACTTCATCACAA AGGCCTGCTCTTATACCCTTCCACTCCGTGGAGTTGAAGCTCATCGACGGCGAGGGGAACTGGGAGCTGTGCGAGATCCAACACTGA